The Phyllopteryx taeniolatus isolate TA_2022b chromosome 4, UOR_Ptae_1.2, whole genome shotgun sequence genome includes the window ATACACACAGAGCTATCCTAGTTGTGATAATATATCCCAGAGTTCTGTGGTTTTGTCCACATTAGCCAAAGtagaacatttacattttctccatccaatcccagccgacttcggaCGTACACCGAggactagtcaccagccaattgtaggCCTCATTgagacgaacaaccattcacgctcacattctcATCTCTGTTAattttagattcttcaatgaatttaacgtgcatgtttttagaatgtgaggCTGGAGCCGAGATTTTTCAACTCATCCTCTCTATACTCTTAAGTGACTGTATGAAAATCTACAGGGAGGGAGGTGGCCAAGTGGCTGCGATCCAGTTCTTCGTCGGAGCAGTTCTCCCTCAGCCCGGAGCATGAGGACCCCGAGCTGGGCGAATCCCCCGGTGACCTGTTGCCACCTGACAAGACCCGCTTTTCTGTCTTGTCTAACGACAGCGGCATCGAAAGAGACCTGTCCCACAGTGGTGACGCTTCGCCCGTGGCATCGCTCGATTCGGGCCACGTGAGTGCATCGTGGGAACCTTGCAAGAGGTACAAGTATTCGAAAGATAAtacccacaatggggaaattcaCTGGTTAGGAACGAAACACGGCACTTTCCAATCATGTTGcgcttctttagacagcaaactagttgacaACAGCACCCCAGCTGTTGGTAgtcaagtagtgcactccattttggcTCAATAGCTGAAAGATAATTCAACATAACCAATTACTTAGCATTCTATTCATTGACTAAATGCTAAAAATTGTCTCCTGTACCCAACTGAACAGAACTGTTATGCTTGGGGGAAATAGGCTGAAtattcttttacttttttcacagcGAGCAAGAGTCAGTCAGGTTGGCCCGACGTGGAGGCATGAAGGTGAAACCGTCCGTGAAGGACAGCGTGGCGCTGATGCAGGACACCTTGGAGGGTCATGCAGGAGGGCTTGGGAGcaggggaggaggaagagaggtCATACTGCAGAGGCGAGCAGGAAGCAATGCCAGCCAGACCCCCTTCCCCAAACAGCACAGACTATTTACCGCCAGGATTGTCGTCTTGGGGGGTGACAGTATAGTGGGCCGCCTGGCCAAAGCCTACTACTGCTTAAGGTGAGGGATTCGTTGCATACAGTAGCTTGTGGTTTGTTACGAAGGCCAGCAAAGTTACTCGGCTGGAAGTAAACTGTAGTCATCTAATGCATGACAAAATTTCTGCCTTAACTGCTCGGTTTTGCTGGTGCAATACATTGTACTGAGCTATTTTGCGCCTttcatgtagctaaataaggtaacccaaaatgatttgaaaatatattatttgataCGGCgcacaaccagttcagggtgtaccccgcctcctgcccgatgatagctgggataggctccagcactctcgcgacccttgtgaggataagtggctcagataatggatggatggatggatgatacggCGCATGcatgggttttgttttgttttgttttaatgagaATGGCAGCGGAACACAGATCTTCACCAAAGAGGAACAGTTtggatttgtatttaaaattcatGCTTAATTTACTTGGACaagaaaatcacacacacaaaaaaaaatatctgaaaatgTAGATGAATAAgttgaatgaaaataaccacaaagcaaaagaaaagcaTTGTAAATATAGCATTTGATACAGTTCAAGCTTGGGACCTCCTAAGATTCTGCAGTTGTACTTAATAATGTGGACAGTGTGTGTAATGTTTTCGAAACTACATTAGTAGCAAAGTGCAGATCTCCACCAAAAACCATTAATTTGAATCAGCGCCAACACCTTTGGTGATAACCACCTTCTGTATATGCCTCAATTTTGTCATCAAGTACATGGAAAATCTACcaagaaattaagaaaaaatacttttagaaATATTTAGTATAGAATTTttgcatatatttattttacactatTGCAAGTagctaaaaaaaagtaactaacataaaacattattttccagCAATAATGTCATTAGATTGGCCCAGTGTGACTACAGTAAAGTGGCCTATTGGTAGTATGAGTCATTCAAGTACTAAAAATACTGTTATATGAAATCTGGGATGAACATTGTTTGCGCTTCTCACGCATCTCGCCCTCCGTTGCAGGAAAAGGGAAGCCCGCAGAATTTGTCTTACCATGAAAGTCAGCCTGCAATTTTACTACATCCCTGTTTGCGCCGCGGCAACCGCGACTTCATCTGACAAGGTGAGGCAACTTCCCCCTCGCCAGTAATGTGCACTGcccgtctttttttttccttcttttttttatacgaAAACACCCTTTAGTGAACTTccttaaaatgtgtgtttgctGTTTGGACACTTAACAGTATTCGTCTGTTAGGGtaattcttcttttcttcttcttaactTCTTATAGGAGAACCATCAGTCCAAACAGACTCCATGCACTCTCGGGTCATATTTGAGCACAGTGGACCCGTGGTACAACTGCAACATCAGCAGTTTGGGCTGCATGATCCCCAAACTAGCTAAAATggtaagaaaaaacaacaacaactaaaattTACAAGTAAATGTGACACCAGAGGCCTCAAGGACACTGTGCATGCACTGGGTTGTGGCTTTTGTCTTCACATGCTGTTGGCATGGCAACATAGAAAGTTGCACAACATATCTTACTCAGTAACTTGTATATGTAAACAAGAAAAAGGACTGCAATTACATCTATAAACGTCTTATGTGGACTTATTTGCGATCACCAGCCgcagcattaggtacacctgcgcaaTCTAATAAGATCTACGATCAAAATGCTTTTACAATgacaataatgctcagtttagATGAACACTGTTAGAGAGCTCACCGCTACTCACCACGTTGCCAtttcaaaaacaatacaaataaatgttttacatgATCATTTCTTAACTTGCCACAAGTaagtacttttctttttcttttgcagcaACAAACAAACCCATCAAAGCCAAAAGAGCCATTTGTGTCAGACGTTATTTCCTACTACGTGCGAATGGGCCAGCAGCCGGTGTACTTCAACATCTACTTTGTTAAGGTATTCTGGtacattcattttctgttctgcttatcctcctcactaggatcgtggGTGTCATTGGGCGAGAGGTCGGGTACACCctttggactggttgccagccagccaatcacaggcactTAGAGACAAGCAACCACTCACAGTGGGATGCAttcctaaggacaatttagtcttcaattaacctataaagcatgtttttgtaatgtggtaGGGAGctggactacccggagaaaacccacacaagcatggggagaatatgcaaactccacacaagcccAGAGTCCAACCCCACTTTCAGGACTGTGACGTGCTTTTGCTAACCACTTGCCATTGAAGTCCTGCACAAAATTGATCTTTAATAAAAAACCTTTGCATATTTTAAGTTTTGGaacagttgtttatttgtgttggtTTATATCTCTACTCTGGTTTGCTtatgatatttattttgtttttgcatttttaaagtaTAAACTTCTACAAATACAGAACTAATAAAGCAGGAACAAGGTTGTGACTTGTTTTACATCTTCATTTTAGTTCCaaacaacgttttttttttttttttttaaagtacatctCGAATCAGTACATTTAAAGCCATCAACACAGTTctgtttagttaaaaaaaaaaaaaaaaactcatgcccttgtttttttattttagattacCTTTACAAGCATGACCAAGGACCCAGTGGAGGATGTCTTTCTGACACATTTAGAAGTGGACGTTCCTGACCTCAGACACTCTTCAGCGCCAATGAGAGGTGATTTAAGTTCAGAGACACATTGATCTATCCCTGCatatttatgtacagtaatGATGATTGACAGCATAACTGTCCCTGAAACAGAGAAGCAGAAGAAGTGTGTAGCAGATGTATGTGGAGCTCTTGTCTGCATCAGTTACAAAAAAGTGAGGTTTTTTATTTACTgccattattttttgattttgcaTTGTTGTAATACCTGCATGCCTCATTACTTCTCTTGCGTGTGTGTAGGTGACACTAAGTGGCCGCGACACTGACAGAGGCCTCCCCATGAGGACAACAGGCGGTCACGTCAGTGCTATTCCCTCGAGTGCAAAAGATGGTTTATTCCTTTCTTAGTATTTCTTATTTAAATGTTCCGACTTGATGTCGTTGTTAAAGGTGTGTTTCATTCTCTCTCTGTACTTGTAGATCTCAACTGTTTGACGCTCACCTTGAAAGAATGGCAAGCaaaagctaaaaacaacaatgtgGTATGTTTTCATCACTGTTTTTTCCAGTGgaattttcatatttaacattAGTAACTTGGATTTTGACATTTCCAGGTGTTCAAAATTAGGAGCAACAACATCAAGATGTGTTCACTGGAGAGTCGGTCATCGCTCAGAATTACATTAGACAGAGATTGTCAAAGGATCTACAATGATGTTCACAGGTAAGAAGGGATTGTTGTAGCctttaaaaaaggacaaaatcatCACCTCTTTTATATCTTGTGTCAATCAAATAGCAACACAAGCGTACGTCGCACAGCCTTCTTGGGCTTAAACATTTGTCACCTGTAAAACCAATGAGTAACCCACGATCCCTTTCTTTACATAGGGACAGTTTGCCATTGCAGCGGCAAAAGTGGCCCTTAAAATGTTCGATCCGCATTGCGAGCTTGATTGACACaggaacaaataaatgtttgtattgGTTGTGCCTGCACAAGGCAAGCATATATTTCTTCGCAGAATTCAAAAGACCATATTCACAGAGCTTATGAGCACTGTCTGATAAAATGGTGTTTCCCTGTCTAATAGTGACTTGCTTGAAAAGGTCCCATGGATTTAAGGAGTTCTAACTAGGATAGAAATcccagttttatttttaactgttAAATTACCAAACCAGCTGGTGATAACTCTGACAGAGGACTGACTAAATTGTCACTCTGCTGAAAATTAGCATGACATTTTTACAAACTTCAATTACTCTCAGCCTGCAGTGAAAATGAAGATGCTGGTGCGTTCTAGTATAAACATTGTGCGCCAGCTCAAGTTGCACGTCGAGCGGGTTTTCACCTGCGAGACGTCTGGACCCTTGGACGCCAACTGATCTGGAATCAAGCAGCATCTTTACAGTTTTAGTTGCGTTAATATGCAGCAAGTGCACATCACTCCAGTTGACAAACTTGCTGTTTTTGGTGAGCAGGCTAAGAAATTGTCTTCAGAACATTTTTAGTATGATAGGCTCAGAGCTGAAAGAGTTGTTGGTATACAATGTGAACAGAAAGATTTTTCCAGTGTCTTGGCACTAGATGTTCCATGTCACGTTGAAATTTTGTCTAATCTGGATCGGATTGAGGTTACTGTAAATTCGGTGTGACTTTACAGTTTCTGAACCTGCAACCAAGTCCTTTGACAGAAATGTGAAAggagaaaatggctggattgAATGCGAAAAATACCTGCTCgtcaagtttttttgtgtgtgtacgtgttatTGGAGACTGATACTCTCCAGAGCAGGGGATGCTCCAGAGTGCTCGTGTCTTGGCTGACAAAGCACTGCGGCTTTCAAAAAGCTAACTAAGAGTGTCCCTCTCTCATTAAATATTCAAGCGAGACTATAATTTTGGACTATAAACAGCTTGATTACTTCTCCGTCCCAAACCAATGTCTCTATTTTGGTTGCAGTAGCTCATTGTGGACCTAAAATCACCAGGCCTGTTATAGAAATATAGAGAATAGATCTCTACATTAATGCATATTCATTCAGTCTTTCTTGTGCATGTTTGTATTCCATGcatgtacaaaataaatatgtccAATGTTCCCTCTTGCTGTGATGTGCCGCAGCATTGAAATCCTTCCCTGCCTTGATCCTGGATACTGCGTCCAAAAAAATAGGATGTCCAAATTGAACCTGGGTGGGGACAAGGACGCGGGACTGAGCAAGTACATGAGTAAAGGACTTCCTCTGCCTGTCAACACGTTTGCCGGCATCATCAACTGACCTGAGCAGAAAGACGCACGGACGACATATGTGGATGGAAAAGCCTGGCAATCAAATCATCTGAACAAATGCAGTGCTTTTTACCATTTCTTCCCACTGTGCAGACATCCATTCACCTTGCATTCATTAGTGCCTGTAAAAGTACTCACTGGCCACTTGATTagctacacctgcacaatctgatGACGTGGATCTCGTTTTCTTGTGGAAGTGTACCGCAAAGTGTGCGCTGATAATGGTGTCATTGAATTTGCACCACATAATGAATTGTGCCGAACCACATACAGAACTGACACAACTACCTTGTCTTGAACTGAGAAGAGTCTTTAAAGCTAGTGAacatgcagtggaacctccaaagcgGAACACTATTTGTTCCATGATATcagttgacttccaagttgttcccCATCAGGAAATAATGGAGAGTGAAATCATTTATTACAGTCTCAAATTAACTGTACAGGCCACACTTTTAAGTAACAGTTAAACTATTATATCAGGTGGAAAAACGTTAACCACTGTATTAATAATATAAAAGAAAATTACTCT containing:
- the LOC133477176 gene encoding phosphoinositide 3-kinase regulatory subunit 6 codes for the protein AMTCQALWDSMGRAFNMESKAGCFPTFSERELYRSVQAVLPRETDIHQSPDCLNKGMLRWTLHKKVQNNPANSLSLLWVLIKELEKAERWDSLECIIPLLHTLMYAIIQTACIPDELYKRVYDFCKRLLTYPQPYCTIGLNYTRRIKTERSVPGLLYQRMVVAEQRLKNDHYPFQERVFVLADPEVFSASLAQVVLADIEAASASSPIDHMRNVVQHSIQATLGQQCHGPKLAKTLKDIDVEPNFQDVIATAERCVEEGRGRVGGALKSRLQQLHGDIVTGVNSEAASSGPLFDCPLPNPEMSFHLWTEDLDIWREVAKWLRSSSSSEQFSLSPEHEDPELGESPGDLLPPDKTRFSVLSNDSGIERDLSHSGDASPVASLDSGHVSASWEPCKSEQESVRLARRGGMKVKPSVKDSVALMQDTLEGHAGGLGSRGGGREVILQRRAGSNASQTPFPKQHRLFTARIVVLGGDSIVGRLAKAYYCLRKREARRICLTMKVSLQFYYIPVCAAATATSSDKENHQSKQTPCTLGSYLSTVDPWYNCNISSLGCMIPKLAKMQQTNPSKPKEPFVSDVISYYVRMGQQPVYFNIYFVKITFTSMTKDPVEDVFLTHLEVDVPDLRHSSAPMREKQKKCVADVCGALVCISYKKVTLSGRDTDRGLPMRTTGGHVSAIPSSAKDDLNCLTLTLKEWQAKAKNNNVVFKIRSNNIKMCSLESRSSLRITLDRDCQRIYNDVHSIEILPCLDPGYCVQKNRMSKLNLGGDKDAGLSKYMSKGLPLPVNTFAGIIN